The DNA window TTTTATTAATGTAGTTTAATATAAATAAGTACAAAAAGTGAAAAAAATATGAACAAATTGTGGAGGTAATTATGAACCTGTATGAACAAATAGGAGAAGAAAAGATTGATGAACTAGTTATGCATATGTATGATGATATTATACCAAATGATGATAGAATTAATCTTTTATTTAATGATGGTTTTGATAAAATCAAAATAGAACAAAAACGATTTTTCAGATTATTCTTAGGACAGCCAGGTCATTCGATTTTTGCTACACCCGATTTGAGAAAAAAGCATATGAAACTGCCTATTTCTATAAAAGAAGCAAAATATTGGTTAGAAGATTTTGAGTTAGCATTAGATAGATTAGATATAGATCCTGCAATTAAAAAATTTTTTAGTCAAAAAATTAATTCTTTAACGATGCAAATGATAAATACAATTTAAAAAAAGTAATCCCTCACTACTGAACTCAGTAGCGAGGGATTTGTTTATGCGACAACTTCGTCTTCATCCGATCTAGAGAATATTTCTCTTAGTGTCTCAGGAGAAGCGGTAGAAACAAATCTAATTGAAGATTTTATATTGTAAAGGAATGCTTCATCCTTGTGTATTTTGTTTGCAGTTAATGCTCCTTGGATGCTAGTGAACAACCATTCACTTACAGGATTACAAACATCTTCTGGTAGATTTCTATCGAATAATCCATCAGCAAGAAGTAAGCGCCAATTTTCCAATATATCACTACATTTTTCAGCGATAATTGGTGATAATTCTGCAGTTTCCATCGCTAACAATGTTAGAGAGAAACCACTGCGTTTACATGCTTTACCTTTTGATATAAAAAGCTCAAAAACAGTTGTTAAGTACTCCTCTAAAGTCCCTAATTTTGGAGAAATTGTTTTAAATTCTTTTTTTACATTACAGTTGATTTTATCTAGTGCTTCTAGATAAATTTCATCCTTTCCTTTAGGAAAATAATAATATACGCTTCCCTTAGGGGCTTTAGCTTTTTTTATGATATCCTGAACACTTGTCAGAGAATAGCCCTTAGTTCAAACGTTTTGGACAGTTGTTAAAATAATATTTTCTTTTACTTTATTATTTAACGTCATGTCATTCACTCCCTTGCTTTATTATTATAATTATATTATACAATTTTATGTTGCTAAAATCAATAATATATGATAAAAATTTTCTGTTATACTTGGATATACAAATACTGTATTATTTATAATTGTAACGTCTTATTATAGAATTCAACGGTGATGAATTATCTTAAGGTGTGTACTAAAATAATATAATAATTATTGAAAAATAAAACTTTGATTATGTAAAGTGGAAATTGTTTCAAATTTTGAGTTCTTTCCTTTGCAATATTTGTATTTAATCGACTTTTATAGTAAAATATAACATGATATTCAATAAGGAGACTGGTATGTTAAAAAAGAAAATGTTTCAACTTTGTGTTGAATTAACTAATGGAAATATGAGTTCTAAAGCTCTTAAAAAATTAACTAAGTCTAATTTAAGTAGATTAATGATTCAACCTTTTGCTAAGGTATATGATATTAATACAGAAGAAATCTTAGATGAAATTGATGATTTTAAAAATTTAAATGAATTTTTTATCAGAAAGCTACGACCTGATGCTCGACCAATTAATCAAGAAGAGGATTCTTTAGTGAGTCCTACTGATGGAGTTATTTCAGAAGTGGGAACTATAAGT is part of the Gemella haemolysans ATCC 10379 genome and encodes:
- a CDS encoding TetR/AcrR family transcriptional regulator, with amino-acid sequence MTSVQDIIKKAKAPKGSVYYYFPKGKDEIYLEALDKINCNVKKEFKTISPKLGTLEEYLTTVFELFISKGKACKRSGFSLTLLAMETAELSPIIAEKCSDILENWRLLLADGLFDRNLPEDVCNPVSEWLFTSIQGALTANKIHKDEAFLYNIKSSIRFVSTASPETLREIFSRSDEDEVVA
- a CDS encoding truncated hemoglobin, with amino-acid sequence MNLYEQIGEEKIDELVMHMYDDIIPNDDRINLLFNDGFDKIKIEQKRFFRLFLGQPGHSIFATPDLRKKHMKLPISIKEAKYWLEDFELALDRLDIDPAIKKFFSQKINSLTMQMINTI